DNA from Globicephala melas chromosome 5, mGloMel1.2, whole genome shotgun sequence:
TATAATTAACATCCATTTGGCATGTCAAAGGACTATGATAGTGTGGACAAGAATGTCCCCTGCCGcctgccgtatcagtaaacaaaggatgttgtgggCATCAAGCCATCAGCCCCTGCAGTCACCCTGGACGGTGTACCTGAGGGGATTCTGGATAGGAAGAGAACAGGATACTGGCTCCAGATAATATTTCAGTGGAGCCCAGACTCTtgtatcttcccatacatagaaaagtgctaaattcattaacttgagatgtctggtttgcTTTAATTAACAGCAATCTTTTGAAGTTCCAGCTACCTGCCTTTTcttgcaaaaactcctgtatatgCTGGCTGCGCCCTGACCTCTTCTGAGCCGTCCCTCAGagcatctgagaggctgcctcccgggCTTGAGTCCTCAGCAAGTccgccgaataaaacataactctcagctTTTagattgtggatttttttcagttgacaataGAATTCAGCTATTGATGTTAATAGCAATCACACAAGAACCTATTATTCCATCTGTGCACCTACTGTGTCATCAACACACTTTTATTCTAAATCTAATATTCACAAAGTAGTATGAAATATACGTAGTACCTACCTTCAAGAGGCAATATTACAGTTGTGAAGAGCCAATTAAGGATCTAAGGGACTAAATGGTGCTTTGAAAGATGGGTAGAATTTGGATGCGTGATGAGGTGTTGCAGAGGCGAAGATGCAGAAGCTAAAACGGGCCAGGGCACTTGGTGACTGTGAAGGGACCTGCCCACCTGGTACAGAACATGCCCCATGGGGTTGTTAGACCGGGAGTGTAAGGCAGAGTAGCGGTGCTCAAGTGTCAGGTCCAGGAGGCTCAGTGGTCCCTACCTTGTGTGTCTCACCTGGCACTGTGTGCAGAGGGGGAGCAGTGGGTAGGGCGTTAGAGGATGCATTTTCCTGTCATGCTAGTTCTACTAATGAAGAAAAACTCAGATACCTGTGCAGTGACGTTAACTATCTTGCCAGCAACCTGACTAGGACGTATGATGCgaaattttcttgaattctttAGTGCGAAATTTCCAAAGAATTTTTAGATTAGCGCTTGCTTGCTCCAGGTTTGTTCTCAGACACTGAGAGACACAGATATTCTCTCTCTTTGGTATTCTTGAGAGAAAAGTGTGTTACCAGGGAGGTTCAGGAGCCTTTCCAGGCTGTTGACAAGAAGAGGGGAGAACGTTTCTATAACGTTCACACTTGATACATTTCCTAGTCCAGATGCTTTCATTCTCACTAAGTGGTAGCaacctttctttttattcttcagttttataAGTTGTAGTTTTACAATAAAAACACCCCATATTCTAGAAAGCAAAAGTACCCGTATTCtagaaagcaaaagcaaaaaggaaagattCAATAGTGGCATCACTTAAAAGGCAAAAGCATATTTTGTTCATTAAAGTTCTTGTCTCCTTTTCAATGGAAGTAATTCTGcatgattttctttattgttctcACAGAAGAAAGAAGTGCGATTCTGTTTCTTAACGCAAGAACAAGGGCCTGTTAATTAACATAAGAAACCCCATCTCATATTTTTACTTAATAACGTAAAGgaaatcagagattttttttaaaggagctttTAAGCTCTACAGGACTGTTGTCTGTGATTTGTTTTGTTGATAAGAAAAGAGTATTCCTATCACAAAATGCTGTGAAAGATCAAAAGTACGACTAAAATTTAGATCCCTGCATTGTATCTGTATGCAGTCTAGTGGGGAGGGAGGATATTTCCATGAAGAAAACCTTAGAAATACTTTGAAAGCTTCTGACATGTTAGTAATATTATAGAATCTTAAAGTCAGAAAGAGCTTCAGAGTTACCCAGTCGAATCTCCCACACAATGTGAGAACTTCCCCAAGCCTTTCGAGTAGTACTTACAAACTGTTGCTTGTGGAGAACTTGCTGGTTTACAGGCAGTTCATTCCATTTGATTAAACTTTTGTTCCTCATAATGacgtgaaatatttttaatgtaatccaCTTCCCTTGGTCCTACTTCTAACTTGAGGGACATAAGATTCTGAGCCACAAGCCAGGGACCACATGCTACCCATTCCAATGTGAGAAGATGTTTGTACCCTTCCTAGTGAGTCTTTTCTGGATTAAACGTCTTCTTTTCCGTCAGCAGTCCTTCACAGGACAAAGTTTCTTGATGTTTCACTGTATCGATCATCTCCTTAAAGAGCAGTTCAGTGTTGGTGGGGCTGTTACTACAACTtgataaattctttcttttttatcgtAAGAGGAAGAAttaggtaaatttttttttgttttcctttgttggtgtcatatctttttcatatgttttaatctgtcctttttttttatacattcgTATTCCTACAGTGTTTAGGAATGTGCTGATGGTCGTTTATGTAAGACTTTGGGCATGAGATTTATACACACCTTACTAATGTACAGACCACTGCATTTTGCTGAAACTCAATGTGAAAGCAACGTCAAGTTAAAAGTATTACTAAAgttgttttttcaaattgtttgcaCTGTTTCTACTATTTaaaagaagatgtatatatagaatacattttgtttatttcagcGTCTTCCCTTTAAACAGTACTATGAATCAGAATTCGTTTTGACTGCCGTCAATAGAATTAGTAATGCAATTGGTCATTTTCTCTTTACAGGTTGTTCAGTTCAAGGGaatgaagaattcagaataattttgaGAAATGGATTCCAATATGGAGAATAAAAATAAGTTGAGTCTTTGACCTGCTTTGAGGAAACATATTGTCCATTTGTCTAAAGTCATCTGTAATAGCCAAACCAGTCAAAATGAATTCAACGTTATTTTCCCAGGTAGAAAATCATTCAATCTATTATAATTTTTCAGAGAAGAATTCCCAGTTTTTGGCTTTCGAAAATGACGATTGTCATCTGCCCTTGGCCATGATATTCACGTTAGCTCTTGCCTATGGAGCTGTGATCATTCTTGGGGTCTCTGGAAACCTGGCCTTGATCATCATCATCTTGAAACAAAAGGAGTTGAGAAATGTCACCAACATCCTGATTGTGAACCTTTCCTTCTCAGACTTGCTTGTTGCTATCATGTGTCTCCCCTTCACGTTTGTCTACACGTTGATGGACCACTGGGTTTTTGGTGAGGCAATGTGCAAGTTGAACCCTTTCGTACAGTGTGTTTCCATCACTGTGTCTATCTTCTCTCTGGTCCTCATTGCCGTGGAACGGCATCAGCTGATCATCAATCCACGGGGCTGGAGACCAAGTAATAGACATGCTTACGTAGGCATTGCTGTCATCTGGGTCCTTGCTGTGGCttcttctctgcccttcctgATCTACCAAGTATTGACGGATGAACCGTTCCAGAATGTGACCCTTGATGCGTTCAAGGACAAGTACGTCTGCTTTGATAAATTCCCATCAGACTCTCACCGGTTGTCTTACACCACTCTTCTCTTGGTGCTGCAGTATTTTGGCCCactctgttttatatttatttgctaCTTCAAGGTAAGAAaactcccaccccccccccgccaccatttccatttttaccttctttctcCAAGAGTCCTCGTTCAATGAGTGATTCTATTtgaactctttattttttccctcctgtAGATATATATAcgcttaaaaagaagaaacaacatgATGGACAAGATGAGAGACAGTAAGTACAGGTCCAGCGAAACCAAAAGAATCAACGTCATGCTGCTGTCCATCGTGGTGGCGTTTGCGGTCTGCTGGCTGCCGCTCACCATCTTCAACACCGTGTTCGACTGGAATCATCAGATCATTGCTACGTGCAACCATAATCTgttattcctgctctgccacctcACAGCCATGATCTCCACCTGTGTCAACCCCATATTTTATGGCTTCCTGAACAAAAACTTCCAGAGAGACCTGCAGTTCTTCTTTAACTTTTGTGATTTCCGGTCTCAGGATGACGACTACGAGACCATCGCCATGTCCACCATTCACACGGATGTTTCTAAGACGTCTCTGAAGCAACCAAGCCCAGTCATGCTTAAAAAGATCCACAGTGATGATAATGAAAAAATCTGAACCTGCCGTAGCATTTGGTCCCAGGTGACATCTGCTTAAAACCAAGCACAACCTGCAAAGACTTTAATTCCCTGTTCTCCCAAGGAATAGGGTTGAAATCATTGAAGAAAGATCAAGATTTTCTTGTCTTGCTTTTTACTGCTTTTGTAGTAGCTGTCATAATTATATTTGGAACAAAACGTGTGGGCTTTGGAATCTTCTGGTGATGGTTTTGACCAGACATCTTTGAAGTGCTTTTTTGTAAACTTATGCATAGAATAGAAAGgcttttatattgtatttattagAAGGAAATTTCTTTAAAGTATTACTGTTCACTGACTTCAGAAGCACTACACTTGATGCTCTCGCTTGATTGGGCCATCCTTGTTCGATGAGATCGTCAGTAGATTGGGCAGTCCTGTGTAAGGCTAGGTGTCAAGCTTCAGCCTGTTACAGAGGTGATGGCATGCAAAAGCAGCATTCAGGGTGTGAGCTAAAAGAGAGTCTGTGTCCTCTATGCCTAGTCTGAAGTCATTCAAAagtgatttgcatttttttgaaAGTTTAAGACAGGATTTCATTTGCTCCTAATTGATTATCACGTaagataaaaaatacatttaaaaatacttctcagCTGTGAATATCTTGGGGAATTGGGCCACCCACAAGGATTAAGTGGGACAGCAGTTCCCtaactttaaaactattttggTACCTGACAACCAAATGATTTCAGAGCAGTTCGTTTAACAAGTAAATTAGTATTGCTGCATATGGTTGgattatatttatttgaattgaTGGTCAAGAGGCTTTCCATTCTTCACAGACTGTTCAGTGTTTGTCAAGCTTCCTAGCATAAATACACACGTAATTCAGAGGCATTTATTTCCAGCTTACAATATATATAACCACAAAGTGTATTTTCTATACATCAGTGCCTATATACTAACTCATTTTTAACTTTCAATGTCCATCTTTCAAAGGACACCAAGGTACAGTGTTGAAAGAATGTCCACCCTGGGTAGCAGGGGTAAATACAGGAAAACTGAGGACACCTCACGTAGCTCATCTTAACTTGTGTGAACTGTGTGCCTGTGGAATCTTACCAATCATGCACTATGTACTGAGGGGTTGTGTCATGTTAATATACTTCATTTCATGTACCCTGTAATCATGATTGAGCCTCAGAATCATTGGGAGGGaagatattttaaagaacaaGACATATCTTTGATGTATTATACATACATGGTATTAAATGTGTTTGATTTTAGAAGGGcagacattttctttattaaaattgtttctgctttttctgaATAGTCTCTTTTGTGACTCTCTTTagcgtcttcttttttttttttttccttttttagccCCTTGTCTTCCCTCCCATGAAGTTCTGCAGCATCCTCTGTCTGCTTGCTGATGAAGCATTTTCTACCCTGTGGTATAACCCTTGATGgtccagcctctctccttggcttcctgaagcttcatgaaggcagagactgttTTACATGattctgtgtctcagtgcattTAGCAAAGTGCCAAGTAcctagaaggttttttttttttaattttttaaacaattgaatgaataaataatgacaCAAATCCTTCCCTCTTATTATTGATCGTACTGACTTTACATTCTGAAATTTTCTTGGACTCCTCCTCCTAGGTTCATCTTTAGCAAGGaggtgttttctcttttattatgtcACTTTCTAAACTAAGCAAAATGACATTTTAGATTTTAGAAACTTGCACGATTTGTCTTGTAAGACAAGTAATAGTCTTTTGCATTGAATGTTAATATGAGTTCAAATTATAGCCTAAGAATGACTTTTagttaacaaaggaaaaaaaattctaaaaccaACCTTTAATGTGTATTGGAAAATATCATCATCTTTCCTTACCAAAACCTGGAATTTGAAACTACCTGGTGTTTTCTGCTTTGGGGGATGAATGGGagattttgtctttctctactTAGGTGCTATGGAAACAAACTGCTGCTTGAGAACAGCCTGAAAATGCAGGTGCATTCTTGATAGCACATTTGCTGAGATACCATTTCTAAAATCTTCATTTAGCCATGTAGGCTGCTGATTCCTTAGCTTTTCATAAATAATGACCTGAATACCAAATTCTTCTCTTTTATCCAAAGACGTCGATGAACTAGTGGTAAAGTCTAGGGTCGACCACAGATCCACtgtgattcaagaagaaataaacatgcatgttaaatacaaacaaaccaggacttccctggtggcgcagtggttaagaatccacctgccaatgcagggaacacgggttcgatccctggtcagggaagatcccacacggcgcagagcagctaagcccctgcacaactactgagcctgcgctctagagcccgcgagccaaaactactgcaatgagaagcccacgcactgcaaggaagagtagcccccgctcaccgcaactagagaaagcccgcgcgcagcaatgaagacccaacgcagccaaaaataaataaataaatttatatatttaaaaaataaataaatacaaacaaaccaTTGGGTTTTCTTTAGAATAAAACTCAATTGTTGGCTTAGTACAAGAGCATAATTATAATGTAGCTTatacaaatttagaaaaagataatAGCCAGCATTTTAAAACACTTACCTGTGCATGTACTATGTCAAGGGCTTAAGTACCTGGGAGGATGCATGACTGATGTGACCACATTACAGAAGAGACGATCGAAGCTCAAGTTGAAAAATTTGAGCCCCTCCCTGCGTAGCAGGTGCAGCAGGAACAAAACTAAGGTCTGGCCAGTGACACCAAGCCCATCAGTGTGCTGAACTTATGATAGAGTTTTAGGagatcatttctctttctttccttacaaGGGACATTATTAGGACGTAATACCATTCACCTTCATTCTGATTTCAGCTGCAGAAAAGACTGAAGTGGAAGAGTGGAGGGAAAATGGTCATGATGATTACAAGAATTCCCTTTTCAGATAATTCCACTTAAAATAGTATTTGATTATTCATACCacctttatttctttcctgttAACTGGATATTCTCGTCCACAAATTTCCAaggatatacacatacacattataCTATATCTTCAAAATTTGACAGCCAAGGAAATGTGTATTTTGACAAAGTATTCCTCCACAACAGTGAAAGTGGTGGAAAGAGGCTAAGTTAAGCTGAAGCTCCAGGGATAATGCTAGCCTTGTTCAGAGAGTTCCTGGGCACTACTAGGTCTTTCCTCACAGCTGGGATTGCTTTCTCAGCAATCAGGGATTCTTCTGGAATGTAGTTTCTCAGTGAGCATGAATTCTTTCATCgtctccctcttttctttgtcTACTTATCCCTGTGGGCCATCAAACAACAATGTCAGACCTAAGAGTTGGAGCCTGTGAGAAGGAGAGCATAGCTTTCTAGGGCAAATGAGTAAGATTTCtcaaatttctttcatttaatgattcctttattaatgtatttgtgtgtgtgtacatgcaacACATTGTATGGatgtgaatacatatatatattttttgttgttgtttgtttgtttgcggtacgcgggcctctcactgttgtggcctctcccgttgcagagcccaggctccagacgcacaggctcagcggccatggctcaggggcccagccgctccgcggcatgtgggatcttcccagaccggggcacgaacccgtgtcccctgcatcggcaggcggactctcaaccactgcgccaccggggaagtccaaaATTCACTTTTTAGACGTGTTTTCAACTAACGCTGGCCCCAAATTGGAAAGACAAGCAGATACAGAGACTCACAACTTACTGGAGCAGAAGCTTCCAGGGGAATAAGTGCTGGGGCAGAAACCTTGAACTCTGATACGTGAAGTGGCAGAGGCTTAGAGTGGACAAATgggagagttaaaaactccaaggGAACCAGTCCTGGGTTGGGGGCAGAGCACACTTCGCGTTTTTTCCCTTCAGGACCGCATTTCCACCGTGAATATTGGAAAAAAATCCTCTTGTGCTTCTGGCAGGACGAGGGGAAAAGGAgccattttaaaatatgccagAACATTCTGTGCTTCATAACAAGGCCTGCCCTTGAGGGGAATTATTTTATCAGAGCCTCACCTGCTGGATTTTTATCAGAGTCACTGGCCTGGGGGAAGGAAAACACCCGACTGCAGATACCTCTAGCCTTCCATATTagagaagggaaatacccaactgcAGCCGAATGTAAGCACCCTACCCCTCCCAAGGGGAGAGAACAAACTGAGAAGCACTTGTAAAGTTCACAGTTCAGAGACTCGCTCAAAGACTGAGACCTAACCTTAGGACTAGAATACCCGCTCTCCGCCCACACTT
Protein-coding regions in this window:
- the NPY1R gene encoding neuropeptide Y receptor type 1; the encoded protein is MNSTLFSQVENHSIYYNFSEKNSQFLAFENDDCHLPLAMIFTLALAYGAVIILGVSGNLALIIIILKQKELRNVTNILIVNLSFSDLLVAIMCLPFTFVYTLMDHWVFGEAMCKLNPFVQCVSITVSIFSLVLIAVERHQLIINPRGWRPSNRHAYVGIAVIWVLAVASSLPFLIYQVLTDEPFQNVTLDAFKDKYVCFDKFPSDSHRLSYTTLLLVLQYFGPLCFIFICYFKIYIRLKRRNNMMDKMRDSKYRSSETKRINVMLLSIVVAFAVCWLPLTIFNTVFDWNHQIIATCNHNLLFLLCHLTAMISTCVNPIFYGFLNKNFQRDLQFFFNFCDFRSQDDDYETIAMSTIHTDVSKTSLKQPSPVMLKKIHSDDNEKI